The genomic window GCTGCGATGTCGTCAGCCTCCAGCGCCGCCGACACGAAATGCAGCAGCCGCGCCGCGTGCGATTGCACGTCCTCGCGGCTGTACAGCGCAGGATTGGCTTCAATCTCCAGATCAAGCAGGTGCTGGCCGTCGCCGCGGAAGCCCAGGGTCAGATCATCGACCGGCCCGGTGCACAGCACCTCCAGCGTGGCCTGCACGCCCGGCAGGGCCAGTGGCCTGTAGAACGGCTGCACATTCACCAACGGCCCATGCAGCCGTTGCTGCGCACCCACCAGGCCGAGGTCGCGGCGCAGCTGCTCGCCGCGATAACGGCCGTGCTTGCGGCCCTGGCTGAGTTGCCGGCCCAGCGCCCGGGCAAACGCCTCGACACTGCCCTCGCCGGCCGCCACCCGCAGCGGCAGCACGTTCATCACCATTGCCGGCACACGCGCCGACGCGTTTCCGAGCCTCCCCATGTAGGGCACGCCCAGCACCACCTCATCGGCGGCGCTCATCCGGCGCAGGTACTCGGCGGCGAGCGCGGCCAGTACATCCGGCCAAGGCTGCAACCAGCGCACCGAGGCCTGCAGCAGCCGCTCACGGAACCCGGCATCCAACGGCTGCACCCAGCGCAGCGCGTCATCGCTGGCGGCCACGGTGCCCGCCAGGCCCACGCCTGCGGGCGCCCCCTGCAACTGCGCGTGCCACCATTGCCCGGCCTGTGCACGGCGCGGATCGGTGCGGTAGGCCGCATCATCGGCCAGCACACCGGCCAACCCCGGCAGCGGCTCACTCGACTGCCCGGCATACAGTGCGCAGACCCGGTCGGTGAACAACGCCATGCCATAGCCGTCGGCGGCCAGATGATGCACACGCAGGTACCAGACCCAGCGCAGGCCACCCAGATCGAACAACACCTGCTGGCTGATCCGGTCCCGGGTCGGATCGACCGCGCTGAGCCGGTCGGCCTGCATCAGGGCACGCGCCGCCGACGCCGGATCGGCCTCGGCGGATACATCACGCACCGACAGCAGCGGCACATGTGCCGGCGCATGCCACTGCAGCGGCTGGCCATCAGCGCCTTCGGCGAAGCGCAGTGCGAACGCCTCGGCTTCCACCGCTGCGCGGTTGGCGGCCGCGCTGAACGCGGCCACGTCCAGCGGCCCTTCGATCCATACCGCATGCGCGGTGTTGAACGACGGATTGTCCGCGGCCAACCGCTGCGCGAACCACAGTCCGGCCTGGGCCTCGGTCAGTGCCACCGGCGTGGCCAGCGCAGCGGCGTTCATGCGTTCTGCGCGGCCTGCAGCTTCTGCACCACACCCCACCACTGGCGCAGCGTGGTGTGCTCGGCCAGCTGCGAGAACTCCAGCGGCAGGCCGGTATTGCCCCAGGCCAGGACCAGGCCGAGCATGCGCATCGAATCCAGGTCCAGGTCGATCAGGTTGTCATCATCACCGATCTCGGCCGGTGAGCAGTCCAGCACACGCGCCACGTCGGCACGCATGCGCTCCAGGTCCAACGGTGCAGCGGCTTCCATCACAGCGCCTCCAGCAGGTGCGCGGTGGTCATTGGCACCCCGCAGGTACGGGCGATCCAGTGCAGCGCCTGGTCGTGGTCGGCCCGCGAGAAATCGGCCACCGCGTCGGCAGCGATGAACGCTTCGATATCGCGCTGGAACGCCTCCAGCACCGTGGCGGTACAACCGATGTGCGCGTACACGCCGGTCACCAGCAGCTGGTCGCGACCGCGGACCCGCATCAGGGTCTCCAGGTTGCTGCGCTGGAAGGCGCTGTAGCGGTGCTTGACCAGCACATGGTCGCCCGGCTGCGGCGCCAGCGCCTCGATGATCGGTTGGTGCTCGGCACTGCTGCCCATGCCCGGCCCCCACAGATCCGCCTGCAGGCCACGGTCACGACGGTCCTGGTCACCGTGCTGGGCGGTGTAGAACACGGGGATGCCGTTGGCACGGCAATGCGCCAACAGGCGTGCGATGTTGTCCACCGCCGGCTGCAGTGGCGTGCTGCCGGCAGCGAACGCGGCCAGGAAGTAGCGCTGCATGTCGTGCACCAGCAGCGCCATGCGGTCGCGCTGCGGGCGCCAGGGTCCGCGCGCCTGCGGCAGTTCGGCAGCGGTCGGCAAGGGGTAATCGGTGATACGGGGCAGCGCCATCAGCGCGTTCCTCCTGTCTGTTGCAGATGACGCGCACGCAGCTGCGCGCGCAGTTCGCGGCGGCTGATCTTGCCGACCGCCGTGGTATCGAAGCTGTCGACGAACACGATCTGGTCGGGCACCTTGAAGGCCGCCAGGCCACGGGTGCGCATCCACGCCTTCAGCGCAGGCGCCTTGATCGGTTCACCCTGCTGTATCACGAACGCGCAACTGCGCTCGCCCAGGTACTCATCCGGAATCGAGACCACCGCAGCATCAAAAACGCCGGGATGGGCCAGCAGATGGTCCTCGATCTCCTCGGCGGAGATCTTCTCCCCGGCCCGGTTGATGTGGTCACCTGCCCGGCCCTGCACCACCAGGTAGCCACCGGGCAGCTGCTGCACGCGGTCGCCGGTACGGTAGAACCCATCGTCGGTGAACGAGCGTGCGTTGGCGGCGGCATCGTTGTGGTAGCTGCGGATCGTGTAGGGACCGCGGGTCAGCAGGTGGCCGACCTCGCCTTCGGCGACCGGCTGGTCGTGGTCATCGACCACACGCACCTCGTCATCCGGGCTGATCGGCCGTCCCTGGCAGGCCACGATCAGGGCCTCCGGATCATCCAGGCGGGTGTAGTTCACCAGCCCTTCGGCCATGCCGAAGACCTGCTGCAGGGTGCAGCCCAGGCCATCGATCACCCGCCGCGCCGCCTCCGGCACCAGTTTGGCGCCGCCGACCTGCAGCACCTGCAGGCTGGACAGGTCATGGCTGCTGGTCGCCGCAGCCTGCGCCCACAGCAGCGCCAGCGGCGGCACCAGTCCACAACAGGTCACGCGCTCGCGGGCGATCAGCGGGAATGCGGCATCCGGCCCCGGTCCGGGGCTGAGCACCACGCGCGCGCCGGCGTACAGCGCGCCGAAGAAGCCGGGCGAACTCATCGGGAAGTTGTGCGCCGCCGGCAGCGCGACCAGATACACGCTGTCGCGGTCGATGCCGCAGATCGCATTGCTGGCGCGGAACGAATAGATGTAGTCGTCGTGGGTGCGCGGAATCAGCTTGGACAGGCCGGTACTGCCGCCGGAAATCTGCAGGAACGCGACCGACTGCGGGTCCGGGTCGGGGGGCAGCAGGCCGCGGTCTCCCTGCAGGGCCTGCAAGGCGGCGAACCCGGCCGCATCGCCATCGATGACCACGTGGCGCACCGCCGGCACCTCGGCCTGCAACGCCTGCGCCAATGCGCGATGGTCGAAACCTTCGTGCACATCGGTGGTGATGTAGGCGCTGGCCTCGGCCTTGCGCGCGAAGTGGGCCAGCTCGGTGATGCGGTGCGCCGGCAGCGCATAGACCGGCACCAGCCCGGCGCGGAACAGGCCGCACACGGCGGTGATGAATCCGGCGGTGTTGCCCAGCTGCACCAGCACCCGGTCACCCGGTTGCAGGCCCAGCGCGAGCAGGCCGGCGCCGATGCGACCGGCGTCCTGCCACAACTGCGCATAGCTCAGTCGGATGTCACCGGCCACCACCGCAATGTCATCGGCGTAGCGTTCGGCACGCTCACGCAGGAAGCCGGGGAAGGTCTCGCCGCGCCAGTACCCTGCGGCGCGGTAATGGGCCACCCGTTCGTCGGGCCAGACCTGCTGCAGCGGCATCGGCAGTACGGGAGTGGTCATGGTGTCGTTCCGGTCAGGGGCGCGGCGTCATGGACACCCAGCGCGTTCAACAGGGCGGCGAACTTGGCCGCCGTCTCGGCGACCTCGGCCTCGGGCTGCGATTCGGCGACGATGCCGGCGCCTGCGTACAGGCGCAGCTGCGTCCCCTGCAGCCGCGCACAGCGGATCGCCACGTACCAGTCACCATCGCCCTGCGCGTCCAGCCAGCCTACGGCCCCTGCATAGAAGCCGCGCGGCACCGGTTCCAGCGCACGGATGCGCTGCAGCGCCGCCATCCGCGGCGTGCCGCAGACCGCAGGCGTGGGATGCAGCTGCGCCAGCAGCGCGGCCGCAGGGGTCTGCGGATCGCTCAAGGTGGCGTGGATGCGGGTGCCGAGGTGCCACATGCTGGCGGTGGCATGCAGCGCCGGGCGCGGCTGTGCCTCGATGTGGCTGCAGAACGGCGCCAAGCCATCGACGATCGCTTCGACCACATGACGATGTTCGTCATGGTCCTTGGTCGAGGCCAGCAGTGCCTGCGCGGCACGCTGGTCTTCGCTGGCATCGGCGCTGCGCCGCGCCGACCCGGCCAGCGGATGTGACAGCAGCTGTGCGCCGCGCTTGCGCAGCAGCAACTCCGGCGTTGCTCCCACCAGCCATGCAGGTGACTGGCCCGGCTCGACCGGCAGCGGCACCGCATAGGTCGCCACCGACGGATCGGCCCCCAGACGGGCCAGCAGCACTTCCGGCGACATCGCCCGCTGCGTGCGGGCCAGCAGGCTGCGCGCCAGTACCACCTTGTGCAGCGCCTGCCCGGGTGCGCGCAG from Stenotrophomonas sp. 704A1 includes these protein-coding regions:
- a CDS encoding isochorismate synthase, which produces MNDSLMQGAWPEAAPAALESSDDASLFLLQHAGQHVHARGCRAPLPTGALATLAERAATFFAQQRGGPGLLVGAVPFEPRADDALYQPERLLPALSLQPQAAPALQGALQAEPEPQDYAAAVATAVQTLRAPGQALHKVVLARSLLARTQRAMSPEVLLARLGADPSVATYAVPLPVEPGQSPAWLVGATPELLLRKRGAQLLSHPLAGSARRSADASEDQRAAQALLASTKDHDEHRHVVEAIVDGLAPFCSHIEAQPRPALHATASMWHLGTRIHATLSDPQTPAAALLAQLHPTPAVCGTPRMAALQRIRALEPVPRGFYAGAVGWLDAQGDGDWYVAIRCARLQGTQLRLYAGAGIVAESQPEAEVAETAAKFAALLNALGVHDAAPLTGTTP
- a CDS encoding phosphopantetheine-binding protein — protein: MEAAAPLDLERMRADVARVLDCSPAEIGDDDNLIDLDLDSMRMLGLVLAWGNTGLPLEFSQLAEHTTLRQWWGVVQKLQAAQNA
- a CDS encoding isochorismatase family protein; this translates as MALPRITDYPLPTAAELPQARGPWRPQRDRMALLVHDMQRYFLAAFAAGSTPLQPAVDNIARLLAHCRANGIPVFYTAQHGDQDRRDRGLQADLWGPGMGSSAEHQPIIEALAPQPGDHVLVKHRYSAFQRSNLETLMRVRGRDQLLVTGVYAHIGCTATVLEAFQRDIEAFIAADAVADFSRADHDQALHWIARTCGVPMTTAHLLEAL
- a CDS encoding (2,3-dihydroxybenzoyl)adenylate synthase; translation: MTTPVLPMPLQQVWPDERVAHYRAAGYWRGETFPGFLRERAERYADDIAVVAGDIRLSYAQLWQDAGRIGAGLLALGLQPGDRVLVQLGNTAGFITAVCGLFRAGLVPVYALPAHRITELAHFARKAEASAYITTDVHEGFDHRALAQALQAEVPAVRHVVIDGDAAGFAALQALQGDRGLLPPDPDPQSVAFLQISGGSTGLSKLIPRTHDDYIYSFRASNAICGIDRDSVYLVALPAAHNFPMSSPGFFGALYAGARVVLSPGPGPDAAFPLIARERVTCCGLVPPLALLWAQAAATSSHDLSSLQVLQVGGAKLVPEAARRVIDGLGCTLQQVFGMAEGLVNYTRLDDPEALIVACQGRPISPDDEVRVVDDHDQPVAEGEVGHLLTRGPYTIRSYHNDAAANARSFTDDGFYRTGDRVQQLPGGYLVVQGRAGDHINRAGEKISAEEIEDHLLAHPGVFDAAVVSIPDEYLGERSCAFVIQQGEPIKAPALKAWMRTRGLAAFKVPDQIVFVDSFDTTAVGKISRRELRAQLRARHLQQTGGTR